The following are from one region of the Aspergillus luchuensis IFO 4308 DNA, chromosome 4, nearly complete sequence genome:
- the MRPL2 gene encoding mitochondrial 54S ribosomal protein bL27m (BUSCO:EOG09264ZDZ;~COG:J;~EggNog:ENOG410PP7F;~InterPro:IPR018261,IPR001684;~PFAM:PF01016;~antiSMASH:Cluster_4.10;~go_component: GO:0005840 - ribosome [Evidence IEA];~go_function: GO:0003735 - structural constituent of ribosome [Evidence IEA];~go_process: GO:0006412 - translation [Evidence IEA]) — MFQPRFLAPLRALERGLTRAPTAAIRNNNNYNNTSSLLRTTSSILSATSNSSILTQSKLTPLASPTLHQFLQVRHASHASQGTANRHSRDPAGKRLGAKRTAGEYVVPGCIIFRQRGTKWFPGENCAMGRDHTIYAAEAGYVRYYLDPERHPDRKYIGVVFEKDGKLPTPKNAPTRRKLNRVAVRFEPEEEVAAAKQGDLVAKIGQDGTQVGSATKVEAAQAAVQLRPGYMYREANWSIGRAAEKAGITAKPYNRKNRWLAWRKRTAKADRLAQMKSLKNKKKKKGGK; from the coding sequence ATGTTCCAACCTCGTTTTCTAGCGCCCCTCCGGGCTCTAGAAAGGGGACTTACCAGAGCCCCCACGGCCGCCAtccgcaacaacaacaactacaacaacacctcctcGCTCCTCcgcaccacctcctccatcctctccgcaaccagcaacagcagcataTTAACACAATCCAAGCTCACCCCGCTAGCATCCCCAACATTACACCAATTCCTCCAAGTCAGACACGCCTCCCACGCTTCCCAAGGAACCGCGAACCGTCACTCCCGCGATCCGGCCGGAAAGCGTCTCGGCGCGAAACGCACAGCCGGTGAATACGTCGTCCCCGGATGCATCATCTTCCGGCAACGAGGCACGAAATGGTTCCCTGGTGAGAACTGCGCCATGGGCCGCGATCATACCATCTACGCTGCTGAGGCCGGGTATGTGCGGTACTACCTGGATCCCGAGCGTCATCCGGATCGGAAGTACATTGGAGTTGTGTTTGAGAAGGATGGGAAGTTGCCGACGCCGAAGAACGCGCCGACTaggaggaagttgaaccGTGTGGCGGTTCGGTTTGAacctgaggaggaggtggcggctGCCAAGCAGGGCGATTTGGTGGCTAAGATTGGACAGGACGGGACGCAGGTTGGCAGTGCTACGAAGGTTGAGGCTGCTCAGGCTGCTGTTCAGTTGCGTCCTGGTTATATGTACCGTGAGGCCAACTGGAGTATTGGTCGTGCTGCGGAGAAGGCTGGCATTACGGCTAAGCCGTATAACCGCAAGAACCGCTGGTTggcgtggaggaagaggactgcTAAGGCTGATCGGTTGGCACAGATGAAGAGTctgaagaataagaagaagaagaagggtggaaAATAG
- a CDS encoding chromatin-binding protein RAD9 (COG:L;~EggNog:ENOG410PP8M;~InterPro:IPR036420,IPR001357,IPR013914;~PFAM:PF08605,PF18115,PF00533) produces the protein METQEDSLDIAKLQRVALGLESAPSQLQSNGLGTVANHDCRPEAHQKSSFSSTAHEKARKSLTPSSPSRSSSRSHNATTSMNTNPASKTNSTNPSTGQVPPSTKMPSVDAVPSDTQVVSQSVYDEIIRKNQEAADNAQESNLGDQATLMTLHEGDSGHLDLLSGYDPLHTDAVNEDLEDQSSSKLGESSPMLHQPNLFPESQRFLTKTPMTAVKRAHSEGLATVSPTASRNPLAADIGSSGGILALSQVFRATQAPSSPLVNGQQSDPVSDRPSPNIPIQSHPVITTLSSPYNNLAATFPRDTSAHRWNYISMQESQANRDKALHERMTRSANHVYSDQSDGEFDKEPSFVERMRRRKMFDHEADAQLVELTAPARPSSRRSNQADMILNPLSEVPEGPDLTEGSSGEVDEVREQGSTGLQHGALSEEETEQEQEDDLEQPTPRPYDLDGSAEEDKENCHDLSTTSTAAASAHDRLSQALALHESPCPTNGEPVNAQERSLSLSGGFVQDEQLHEGYSSQVSVIKDSQRSAGRRDPGNDDTEEQWTAQRIHQSGSQAHLGPLSDVDRTTPSPTKQVRIRSSPPSASQTSRRSLELGCAHSVSWPGSELGSPSRSQTPRPSLAQEHNMVESSNPAVQGAANTGNEPSTLDRPEKSSSMPSRVAETPVAPRAFAEIIPMTSIPETSPSRLGHQRWPNDHNTTDVADQEDDDLPPVYMNAHERGSRSQPMVADSSSPLKPSSFHNSKILSSPSGRQRRALTEIAADASPQIGAGSFNLDINILSADDREFRSAVAMSPIQPRKKRRGNGGQSVYASDPVFPVTPRAPTHVVPSPEKEMPPITEVEPDKQVKPATKPMPTYRRRSRPSRRAESIWDMDDSTQHHFSRKERSRLLGRSLPVKQVPAEVEEHAPIEEELPAIHEDQAVSSMPEPSSEPVAPQPTETASEEDPVVETPPRVQQPAQPSVSHENVPIAVNQVLAPWSGPKRAYYPATCFGKPFGTSQSRYLVKFEDSAPLEIPTGAVKRLELRIGDGVKVDMRDVPKVTHIISGFADKLTLSDIEQGAANGLIPMTDVYGYSSVILTPKQRKSLPGSGLAVTENRITVPISRIYLDTILWNQLKDRAFSYDSGPAVSESGPQTPGDRHSTPMSPGARLSRSFRFSTGLFAGMVFAVSYGDNNEAKSRITRMILENDGRILEDGFNELFELPPSAPVATPTKSPAPLPSTQDGHLRLTSGAADVGFACLIADKHSRRSKYMQALALNLPCLSDRWIEDCVARRQILDWEIYLLPAGESTYLNGATKSRFLAPYPATEARLSETIAGRPNLLNGQSVLLVTGRSGRADEEKRKAYLFLTYALGASRIERVPDLKSARAILSATQTNGADGTSWNWIYVDDDDRASSAKAMALGSSLSTAGSRKRKRSKLMESFDGNELGVNSNVKIVGNEFVCQSLILGRLFDQ, from the exons ATGGAGACGCAGGAGGATAGCCTTGACATCGCGAAGCTGCAACGCGTCGCGTTGGGGCTT GAATCTGCACCTTCGCAGCTCCAATCTAATGGCCTGGGGACAGTTGCAAACCACGACTGTCGCCCGGAAGCCCATCAAAAGTCGTCATTTTCCTCAACCGCCCACGAGAAGGCTCGAAAATCCTTAACGCCGTCGTCGCCTTCACGGTCATCCTCGCGATCACATAATGCCACAACTTCGATGAATACGAATCCAGCATCCAAAACCAACTCTACAAACCCTTCTACGGGCCAAGTGCCTCCGTCTACGAAAATGCCTTCGGTCGATGCCGTCCCTTCGGACACGCAGGTCGTCTCTCAGTCAGTTTACGATGAAATCATCAGGAAGAACCAGGAGGCTGCGGACAACGCTCAGGAGAGCAATTTGGGTGATCAGGCAACGCTTATGACCCTTCATGAAGGCGATAGCGGACATCTTGATTTGCTATCTGGCTACGACCCTCTTCATACTGATGCTGTCAACGAGGACCTTGAGGATCAGAGTAGCTCGAAGCTGGGAGAATCTTCACCCATGCTGCATCAGCCAAATCTCTTTCCCGAGTCGCAGCGGTTTCTGACAAAGACACCCATGACAGCAGTGAAGCGTGCCCACTCTGAGGGCCTTGCCACTGTGTCTCCCACTGCTTCGCGGAATCCCCTTGCAGCAGATATCGGGTCAAGTGGTGGGATATTGGCACTAAGTCAGGTATTTAGGGCAACTCAggctccatcatcacctctaGTGAACGGCCAACAATCCGACCCTGTGTCAGATCGACCTTCTCCGAATATTCCCATTCAGAGCCACCCGGTTATTACAACGCTCTCCTCACCTTACAATAACCTCGCCGCAACTTTTCCACGGGACACGTCCGCCCACAGATGGAACTACATCAGCATGCAGGAATCTCAAGCCAACCGGGATAAGGCATTGCATGAAAGAATGACACGTTCTGCAAACCATGTGTACTCGGACCAAAGCGACGGGGAATTTGATAAGGAGCCTAGTTTTGTTGAGCGAATGAGGCGCCGGAAGATGTTTGACCACGAGGCTGATGCTCAGCTTGTGGAGCTCACAGCACCTGCGAGGCCATCCAGTCGGCGTAGTAATCAAGCGGACATGATCCTAAATCCCCTATCTGAAGTACCTGAAGGCCCAGATCTGACTGAAGGGTCTTCTGGAGAAGTCGACGAGGTGAGAGAGCAGGGGTCTACTGGGCTGCAGCATGGGGCGCTcagcgaagaagaaacggaacaagagcaagaagatgacTTGGAACAGCCCACGCCACGGCCTTACGATCTCGATGGTTCAGCCGAGGAGGATAAAGAGAATTGCCACGACCTTTCTACAACCagtactgctgctgcgagcGCGCATGACCGCCTATCGCAAGCTCTTGCCTTGCATGAAAGTCCGTGTCCAACCAATGGGGAACCGGTAAACGCGCAAGAAAGGTCGCTTTCGCTTTCTGGCGGCTTTGTACAGGATGAGCAGTTGCATGAAGGCTACTCCTCACAGGTCTCGGTCATTAAGGACTCTCAGCGCTCCGCTGGTCGGAGGGATCCTGGTAATGATGACACAGAGGAGCAATGGACCGCGCAGCGCATACATCAGTCAGGCTCTCAGGCTCATCTGGGGCCTTTGTCTGATGTAGACAGAACAACTCCATCGCCCACAAAGCAAGTTCGTATACggtcctctcccccctcagCGTCCCAGACCAGCCGACGATCGCTCGAGTTAGGCTGCGCTCACTCGGTGAGCTGGCCTGGATCAGAGCTAGGCAGTCCATCTCGCTCCCAGACTCCACGGCCCTCGTTGGCTCAAGAGCATAACATGGTGGAGTCAAGCAATCCAGCTGTGCAGGGGGCCGCGAATACAGGCAATGAACCATCTACGTTGGATCGACCCGAGAAGTCCTCATCTATGCCCTCGCGCGTCGCCGAGACTCCTGTTGCTCCTAGGGCTTTTGCAGAAATCATACCAATGACAAGCATTCCCGAAACGAGTCCCAGCCGCCTTGGTCACCAAAGGTGGCCTAATGATCATAACACAACCGATGTAGCCgatcaagaagatgacgactTGCCGCCAGTGTACATGAATGCGCACGAACGAGGGTCTCGTTCTCAACCGATGGTTGCTGATAGCTCGTCGCCTCTGAAACCTTCCTCGTTCCATAACTCAAAAATTCTGTCCAGCCCAAGTGGCAGACAGCGCAGGGCACTGACGGAAATCGCAGCCGATGCTTCACCACAGATTGGGGCTGGCTCATTCAACCTTGACATTAATATCCTGTCCGCTGACGACCGGGAGTTCCGGTCTGCGGTTGCAATGTCTCCTATTCAGCCAAGGAAGAAGCGCCGCGGTAACGGTGGGCAGAGTGTTTACGCTTCCGACCCAGTGTTCCCTGTTACACCTCGCGCGCCTACTCATGTCGTGCCTTCTCCAGAGAAGGAAATGCCACCTATCACTGAGGTGGAGCCAGATAAGCAGGTTAAGCCGGCCACCAAGCCAATGCCAACCTATCGGAGACGGTCAAGACCCTCTAGAAGAGCGGAGAGCATATGGGATATGGATGATTCTACTCAGCATCACTTCTCTCGTAAAGAGAGGTCTCGGCTTCTAGGTCGCTCGCTTCCGGTAAAACAGGTGCCTGCTGAGGTTGAAGAGCATGCTCCCATTGAAGAAGAACTGCCTGCCATTCACGAGGATCAGGCGGTCAGTTCAATGCCGGAGCCATCCAGTGAACCAGTCGCACCCCAACCAACAGAAACAGCATCTGAAGAGGATCCAGTTGTGGAGACACCGCCTCGGGTTCAACAGCCAGCTCAGCCTTCAGTTAGCCATGAGAACGTACCTATCGCCGTCAACCAAGTCCTTGCCCCATGGAGCGGACCAAAGCGCGCGTATTATCCTGCAACGTGCTTTGGCAAGCCCTTTGGCACATCGCAGTCGCGGTATCTGGTCAAATTCGAAGATAGCGCACCGCTTGAGATCCCCACTGGCGCGGTGAAACGGCTTGAGCTGCGTATTGGTGATGGTGTCAAGGTGGACATGCGCGATGTTCCCAAGGTGACACATATCATCTCTGGGTTCGCCGACAAGCTCACTTTGAGTGATATTGAACAGGGAGCTGCGAATGGGCTGATTCCTATGACCGATGTATATGGATATTCCTCCGTTATCTTGACACCGAAGCAGCGCAAAAGTCTCCCCGGCTCAGGACTAGCAGTTACAGAGAACAGGATTACTGTTCCTATTTCCCGAATCTACCTAGATACTATCCTTTGGAATCAGTTGAAAGACCGGGCATTCAGCTACGACTCCGGGCCTGCTGTTTCCGAAAGTGGACCCCAAACGCCAGGTGATAGACACTCCACGCCCATGTCCCCTGGCGCTCGACTCTCGCGCAGCTTCCGCTTTTCCACTGGTCTATTTGCCGGTATGGTGTTTGCGGTGTCATACGGAGACAACAATGAGGCCAAATCACGAATTACCAGAATGATTCTGGAGAACGACGGCCGGATTCTAGAGGACGGGTTCAATGAGTTGTTCGAACTCCCTCCCAGTGCACCAGTTGCTACACCTACCAAGTCTCCTGCTCCACTACCTAGTACCCAAGACGGCCATCTGCGGCTGACTAGTGGTGCCGCAGATGTGGGCTTCGCGTGTCTGATAGCCGACAAACATTCTCGTCGGTCAAAGTACATGCAAGCCCTAGCACTCAATCTCCCTTGCCTCTCTGACCGCTGGATCGAGGACTGCGTTGCCAGAAGACAAATCCTCGATTGGGAAATATATCTCCTCCCAGCCGGGGAGTCCACCTACCTCAACGGCGCGACCAAGTCTCGTTTCCTAGCCCCGTACCCTGCTACAGAGGCTCGACTGTCTGAGACCATCGCCGGCCGGCCCAATCTTCTCAACGGACAATCCGTGCTTCTTGTTACGGGACGCAGTGGTCGAGCAGATGAGGAGAAACGCAAGGCGTATCTCTTCTTGACGTATGCGTTGGGTGCTTCTCGCATCGAGCGCGTGCCTGATCTCAAGTCTGCTCGCGCGATCCTGAGTGCAACGCAAACGAATGGAGCCGATGGCACTAGCTGGAACTGGATCTAtgtcgatgacgatgatcgaGCTTCCTCCGCCAAGGCCATGGCACTGGGAAGCTCATTGTCGACCGCCGGTTCGAGGAAGCGTAAGCGGTCGAAGCTGATGGAGTCTTTTGACGGCAATGAGCTGGGAGTGAACAGTAATGTCAAGATTGTCGGCAATGAGTTTGTCTGTCAAAGCTTGATCTTGGGGAGGTTGTTTGACCAGTAA